The genome window AAGCGCACGCCCGAAGGCTGGGCCGTCTTTACGGATTACCGCCAGTCTGAACCCGGTTATATTCCTCCCGTAGAGGAAGCGGCTGAAGAAGAGACCGATGCTGATAACGCGGATGCTGATCCGGCTCCGGAAGCATGACCTGCCGTGAACTGATCCGCCGCGCTTCTGAAAGCTTCTGCGCGGCCGGTATTCCGGATCCGGTCAATGACGCCGCTCTCCTGCTGTCCCATCTGACCGGCCGTCCTCCCCTGGCTCTTCGCCTGGATGAGGAAACGGTTCTGGATCCTTCTGTGATTGATTCCTTTAAGTCCCTTGCGGAGAAAAGGCTCTCACGGATCCCTCTGCAGTATCTGCTTGGAGAGGCTCCGTTTTACGGCCGGATGTTCCGGGTGGATTCCCGGGTTCTGATCCCGCGGCCTGAAACAGAGCTGCTTTGTGAATGGGCCCTTGAGCTCCTGAAGGATCGCTCTTCACCCCGTATCCTGGATCTTTGCTGCGGCAGCGGCTGTATCGGCATCAGCCTGAAAGCGGAATTGCCTTCTGCTTCCGTAACCCTTTCAGATATATCCCCTGACGCGCTCGACCTTGCGGCTGAAAACGCGTCCCTGCTCGGCGCGGATGTGGCTCTGTGCCGAAGTGACCTGCTGGAAGCGTTCAGCGGAACAAGCTTTGACCTGATTATCAGCAACCCGCCTTATATCCCTTCCGCTGACTGTGACACTCTCCAGGAGGAAGTCCTGCGGGAGCCGCGCCTTGCGCTGGACGGCGGGAATGACGGTCTTTCCGTTTACCGCCGGATTGTGCGTGAAGCTTTTCCCCGCCTTTCACCCGGCGGATTCCTGCTGATGGAACTCGGCATCAGCGAGGATGAAGCGGTTTCCGCGCTCCTTTCCGATTACGGATATGAATCGATTCAGATCCGGGAAGATCTTTCCGGGATCCGGAGAATGATACTTTCAACCCATCCCTGATGGAGGTTCTATGTTTGATAAG of Aristaeella lactis contains these proteins:
- the prmC gene encoding peptide chain release factor N(5)-glutamine methyltransferase, whose translation is MTCRELIRRASESFCAAGIPDPVNDAALLLSHLTGRPPLALRLDEETVLDPSVIDSFKSLAEKRLSRIPLQYLLGEAPFYGRMFRVDSRVLIPRPETELLCEWALELLKDRSSPRILDLCCGSGCIGISLKAELPSASVTLSDISPDALDLAAENASLLGADVALCRSDLLEAFSGTSFDLIISNPPYIPSADCDTLQEEVLREPRLALDGGNDGLSVYRRIVREAFPRLSPGGFLLMELGISEDEAVSALLSDYGYESIQIREDLSGIRRMILSTHP